From Pseudomonas putida, one genomic window encodes:
- a CDS encoding MATE family efflux transporter yields MSQIATDWRHRLTHRNVWALAAPMILSNISVPLVALVDSTVIGHLPHAHQLGAVAVGATLFTFMVGLMGFLRMGSTGFAAQAAGRADGAALRQVLVQGLLLAVGFAVLIGLLALPFSQLALHAMQPSQALQQSTEAFFHTRLLGLPAALASYALVGWFLGTQNARAPLAILLTTNLLNIVLNLWFVLGLEWGVLGSARASVIAEWAAALLGLALTRPALRAYPGHIAWAALKRWQAWRPLLSVNRDIFLRSLALQLVFLLITVQGARLGEATVAANALLLNGLLLTAYALDGLAHAVEALCGHAIGARDRDTLRRSLVVACGWSLITSLGFAGLFLLAGHVFIDLQTDIDSVRAAAYPYLPYLAVLPLVAVWSYVLDGLFIGATRAREMRNAMLVSVLMALPLAWAMSGFGNHGLWWAFLGFMALRAVTLGWTGWRLQRKGLWIH; encoded by the coding sequence ATGTCGCAAATTGCCACCGACTGGCGCCACCGCCTCACCCACCGCAACGTCTGGGCCCTGGCCGCGCCGATGATCCTGTCCAACATCTCGGTGCCATTGGTAGCCTTGGTAGACAGCACGGTTATCGGTCACCTGCCCCACGCCCATCAGCTTGGCGCAGTGGCCGTAGGCGCCACGCTGTTCACCTTCATGGTCGGCCTGATGGGCTTCCTGCGCATGGGCTCCACCGGCTTCGCTGCCCAGGCCGCAGGGCGTGCCGATGGTGCTGCGTTGCGCCAGGTACTGGTGCAAGGCCTGCTGCTAGCGGTGGGCTTTGCCGTGCTCATCGGCCTGCTCGCCCTGCCCTTCAGCCAACTGGCGCTGCACGCGATGCAACCGAGCCAAGCCTTGCAGCAATCGACCGAGGCCTTCTTCCATACCCGCCTGCTCGGCCTGCCGGCGGCGCTGGCCAGCTACGCGCTGGTCGGCTGGTTCCTCGGCACACAGAATGCCCGCGCGCCGCTGGCCATCCTGCTGACCACCAACCTGCTGAACATCGTTCTCAACCTATGGTTCGTGCTTGGCCTGGAGTGGGGTGTGCTGGGGTCGGCGCGGGCGTCGGTGATCGCCGAGTGGGCGGCCGCACTGCTGGGCCTGGCCTTGACCCGCCCTGCCCTGCGCGCCTACCCCGGGCATATCGCCTGGGCGGCACTCAAGCGCTGGCAAGCCTGGCGGCCGCTGCTTTCCGTCAACCGCGATATCTTCCTACGCAGCCTGGCCCTGCAGCTGGTGTTCCTGCTGATCACTGTGCAAGGCGCCCGCTTGGGCGAAGCGACGGTGGCGGCAAACGCACTGCTGCTCAACGGCCTGCTGCTCACCGCCTACGCCCTGGACGGGCTGGCGCATGCCGTGGAGGCCCTGTGCGGCCATGCCATCGGTGCCCGCGATCGGGACACCCTGCGCCGCTCACTGGTCGTGGCCTGTGGATGGTCATTGATCACCAGCCTGGGGTTTGCCGGGCTGTTCCTGCTGGCCGGGCATGTGTTCATCGACCTGCAGACCGACATCGACAGCGTGCGCGCGGCGGCATACCCGTACCTGCCGTACCTGGCGGTACTGCCATTGGTTGCGGTGTGGAGTTACGTGCTGGACGGGCTGTTCATCGGTGCGACGCGGGCGCGGGAGATGCGCAATGCGATGCTGGTTTCGGTGCTGATGGCATTGCCGCTGGCGTGGGCCATGAGTGGGTTTGGCAACCACGGGTTGTGGTGGGCGTTTCTCGGGTTCATGGCGTTACGAGCGGTTACGCTGGGTTGGACGGGCTGGCGCCTGCAACGAAAAGGGCTGTGGATTCACTGA